CTTCTCTTTAGCTAGTCCTTTCGTCAAAGGATCAATCAAGTTATCATCAGTCCGTATATGATCCACTATTACTACACTAGTAATGAGAAACTCTCTAATGGTACTTTGTTTACAACGTATCTATCGTCTTTTTCCGTTGTAATAACGATTCTGAACTTTTATGATAGTTACAGTACTATCGAAGTGGATCAGTATGGCTGGTACCAATCTCTTCCATGTGAGAATCTCTGATAGCCAGCTTGCTTCTTCACTAGCAGTGACTAGTGCTATCATTTTTTACTTCATCGTTAACTAGGCTAAAACAGTTTGTTTCTTAGATTTCCAAGCAACAAACCCATTTCAGACTTATAAAAATGTATTTATCGTTCTCATTTACTTTGAATCCTTTAGACATGATTAGATAATCAAACTTTTCATGTCATTGCTTAGGAGCTTGTTTTAGGCCATTAAGGGATTTATCTAGCTTACATACTTTAAATTCTTAACCATGATCTATGAAACCTTCAGGTTGTTTCATATAGATCTCTTTTTCTAAATCATCGTTTAGGAAGGTTGTCTTAACATCCATCTGATGTACTAAGACATTCTTCAAGGAAGCTATAGAAATCAACATTCTAATTGATGTGATTCTAGTTACTGGGGGAGAATGTGTCAAAAAAATCTATGTTTTCCATTTGTCTAAAACCTTTTGCTACTAGTCTAGTCGTATGAGTTTCTTTCTCAAAACCTATTTACAGCCTATTGATTTGCAACCATGGTTCTCACTCTCCTGCTTCTTCTAAGTTCAGGATCTACTTCCTTATCTTGGGTTTGGATAATAACTGAAGGTAAGCTTTTAGAACTTAAGCACCCACTAGTTTGCTCAAGTTTGACTATTTAGACCTCcactatttctagatttaaaaggATATTTATCTTCAAAGAAGTTTAGATCGTTTGATTTTATTGATTACCTTATTTTCTAATTCGTAGAACCTATAGGTTTTTTCCTATTTTCAGCGTATCCAATAAAGACACACTCATAAGCTCTATTGGCTATATCCTATAAACATTTAGTTTATATGTCTATTGACTGCCTATGATTAATTTATGCTAGACGAGCACATTTGACCTAAGAATTAAGACTAAGTATTAAAACCCAATCTTGATCTTGCCATGATGTAAAGATTAAACTTAATTACCATAACAACTTGATAAAATCGATATATATAGTTCAACCAACATAAATTTTGAGATCACTATCATATGATAAAGGGTGAAGATTacaacattttaatttttgggttcaagaaaagaaacttgataatttttaaaataaaatatagagAAAATATATCTTTTCCAGAGATTGTCGATTTAGTTTTCATTGGGTCtctaattttcaaaactttacaCTTCTAATCCCTGACATTTAAGTTTGATTTCCATTTAGCCTATAGGTTTCAAAATGTAACATATTTTCTTTTGACACTTAgagttttgtttcaatttagtCCTTAGTTTAATTTagacttaaaaaaaaattactgaTACCCACTTCGGTCTTTATCATTATTGATGTTTATTAATTacttataaaaataaaagggatcaaaataaaccaaagtTAAAAGTGCAAACAACGTATAGTagtatttaaaatattaatcatctaaatgattgtaaagtaaaattttaaaaataattttagcaGCGATGAAAAAATAGTAGTGAAACTTAATCGATATTTATAATTCTCTCTCGGTTATTTCACATCAATTATTATACATTAATAATAAAGATTAGAAGTGAATTAGGTTAATCAAAAATGTACAACTTGAAACCTAAAGAAtccaaaattaataaatttaggGAAAGAAgcgatctttggtatcatctcAAAGTTATTTTTTGATACGAAAAGATGCTTTTCCAAATTCTACCATCTCCTTTCATTTATGTGGATGATGTTTGGGTGAATTTTGGTTATTTGTTATTGTTTGTAGTTggcctttaaaaaaaattcaacaaccCAATCcaaaaattataaacaaaaaatacatatacatatatatatatatatatatatatatatatatatatatatattttaagagagagagagagacaaaaatttatataaaatggATATTATAATTAGAACAATATTGAGTACATCCTAAGATGCATTCTATTTTAATGCACCGAAAACACTGAAcaacttaaaatatttaaagaaaGATATAATAAGAATATATATGCTATATAATTAACAATATAGATGAACGTAGCTCCagatatatttaaatataagaaattattttaaatgacaaaattttacaaaaaaaatatttattaatatagtaaaatatcacaTTTTATTGTTTATCATGATATAAATATTAGGTATGacgaaaataatttaatatatttttaaatattttgattgaattttcaaatatttgaaaagaacaatttaaataatattatatatttttgggGAATAATTATAGTTGTGTTTACTTTCCAACAACCGCCCCTCCTTTGTTGAGCGTAAAGTCCCTATAAAAGAAAGACACAAACACCACATCCTCTTTTGTtagtagtagcagtagtagtTGTTGGTGCGGTGGTGTTTGATCATCagtaataagaagaagaagaagaagaagaaaaaaaatggttgttaatagtaataataataataatgggtTGTTGTTGTCAAGGGGTTTGAACGCAAAGAttatgggttcagggaaagaAGCGATGGTTCTGGGTCATGGGTTCGGAGGCAACCAGTCATTGTGGGACAAAATAGTACCAAAGCTGAGTGAGGTGTATAGAGTGGTTGTGTTTGATTGGAGCTTTGCAGGTTCAATTAAGGATCCAAATTTTATGTTTGATCCAAAAAAATACGCATCTTATTCTGCTTTTGCTGATGATCTAATAGCTTTGATTGATGAACTTGGCCTTACTTCAACTATCTTCCTTGGTCACTCCATGTCTGGCCTTATTGGCTGCCTTGCTTATACCAAAAGACCTGACCTTTTTCAAACTCTCATTCTTCTTTGTTCTTCTCCAAGGTAActactcttttcttttctttttttttttttgaggtcaTAAATATATGTACTGTTGATTGAAGATTTTTTTATCGATTCGAATATCTTTTAGTAGGGAGTTTCAGTCTGTAAATAACCGGTTGAGTTGTTATGTTTAagataattgaaatttatacAAAGATTAGATGTACGTAGCTGTGATCTATAggtcttttctttaatttaagtgacataattatatatatattgaaaaatggaaaattgatTCTTAGTATAAAGGAAATAGAGAGATTTGAACTATAAACTGTTTCGAAATGAAACGATATttggattgaaaatttacttttCTGGAGAAGATGGTTGGATGACATAGGTATATATGTAACAGTGTATTGATTGGGTTTATCTGTTttttaaagagaaaagaaaaatgatgtgGTACAGCTTTcattatttcatatatttaattttctaaataCCACCATTAAACATGGCTTCTCTTTTTAAAGCCATGGAAAGTATATTCCTACATTAATTAAAGTCATCGTGGAGTGGTTTTTTCCTCTCGGCATAAATATTTGTCATCGTATCTCTTATAATATCATATTCTATAATTCGAAAAGGGACCTTAAGATTTATATCAATTATCAATTAGCCTTTCTGTTTTATTACCTCtctcattttctctttctttcttatcaTGGAGGGATGAAATTAAACCCTTCTTGCTTCCTGATCCAAACTTTATTGTTTTCGAAAATAGGCTATTTCACATGTTGCTCTTATAAATCGTTACTAAAAACAAGTatcccaaacacattttattttattttattttacttttgttttttaaaatgtaaaaatgaaaatgaatcaCGAATCAAACGAGGTCTAAAAGTCTTTGtcattccttttttttcttttttctttatcatAACAAGAGCAAGAAAAAATCAAACCTAGATTAAGTTAATAATGTTATAATTTAGAACTTATCATGGTCTATCACAGCTAgataatattttgctatatttagtagctttcttatttaaattgatttttttaataatataaattttaggTTTGTGGTGGATGTCATCATTTTgaattctttattttcttaGGGACTAAGGGTGATAGGTGTGAGCATGAGGAAGAAGTCCTTTTCACCCATTAATAAATCTTATATTAATTTGTAGAGTTTATTATATTCAACTTTTGTCAAACAAATATGAGCATAAAAATGTATAGAACATTTCGATGGTTAGTTTGAAGTTGTAAATTCATTCTCCATCTTTCCAAATGTTGACCTAAACAAAAAACTTTTACTAAATAACAATTAAAGTTTTGAAAAACTACTTGTTTAGTCCttcaattttaaagaactatccatgatttttaaaaatatacctATTTAGTTATATAGGTTTATAAAAATAGATTCTTTATGTATTTTTGGATCATTGCTCCCTTTATATATGATTAGAGCCTATTCAGTaacaagtttttgtttttaattataaaaaaaaaaaaaaaaaaaaaaaaaaaaaaaaaaaaaagcttaaaaACACTAATTTTTCCTACAAGTTTCTATATTATGTGATTCCCCCTATATTATAGAGTGCGAATCAATTTGGTTTATGTCACTTAAAACTATTAGTTCAGCTTATAAAAAATGCTTCAAAAAATTTCATCAAGTTTGGTTAATTGCAAAAGGTATTCTTTAAAGTTACCAAAATACTTCCTCTCATAATTCCTCAACATAAAAGTTTGAACATGATATCAAAGCAAAAGATGTTGAAGATCTGGTGTTTAAACTTGTGTGATGTCATTTCCTCTTtgatttatattaatattatctttaaATCATCAAATCTTCAACAAAATCTCAACTCCATGTGAATGAGTATTGAAGTATTCATAAATGATATATCATTTCTAACACAAAAAGACAATTGTGTTGTTAGGTATATAAATACAGAAGACTATGAAGGTGGTTTCAACAAATCGGACATCGATCAAATCATAGCAAATATTGAATCCAACTATGAAAATTGGTCCACAAACTTTCCTTGTCTTGTTGTGGACGAATCCGATCCTCAGTCACTGAGTAGGTTTCAAAAATGCTTGAAAGAGATGAGGCCTGAAGTTGCAACACCCTTGGCCAGGACTGTGTTCAGTGTAGATGAGAGAGAGATTCTTGAAAAAGTCGACATTCCATGCATCATCCTGCAAACGAAAAACGACATTGTCGTCCCTGCCTCAGTTCCCACTTTTATGCAGAAGAAAATCAAAGGAAGTTGCACAGTGCGAGTTATTAACACTAATGGCCACTTCCCTCACTTGACTGCACATCATGAGTTGCTTCAAGTTCTTGGTGAAGTCTTGGGCTTTTGAAATGCAATAGATCTTAGTGAAATCTTGGGTTAGGAAGGAAGTGAATAATGTAAAAGTCAGTGTGAAGTGTAGTGTGTTTATAGTTACTGGGGGGAGTTGATGAAATTAAGATTGTTTTGTGTAATGGGAATTTGAGGTGTAATTTTGTTGAGGTGTTTTCATTTAATAGATGTACCAAAATTTAGtcttcttattttattctctACAGCCAAGCATGGTTAGGGCAGTTTGTTCGCTTCACAAATACATCTAATGAGCAAGAAAGTTCTTGGAAAACCATAAACAATATATATAGTATAAAACACCCAGATTTAATGTTTTATAAGATTGACCTGATTTCTCTCATCAATGCATCGGGCGAATTGTTTTATTCAGAAGCATGTCCCACTTCTCAAACTCTGCAGTAGCTCCAAGTATCCCGAACTTTCGGGTTTAATGTATCTGCAAGTTTTTAAATGCATTAATACAAAATACTGTGCACTATATAAGGATAGCCTGAGGAGTGGTAATTAGCATATACTGGGTTGGTTACACACACACGTGTAGAAAGATTTAAAACATGGAGGAAGAACGGATTTATAAAAGTTAGTTTGGTATCTAATGCaagtttaatttcttttcttcaaatttaCTGAATCAAATGAAttcattaattaattgctaTTTTATGGACTTATTTATGAAAGTATCAGAATGTGTTTAAATTCTGTGGCATAGGAAGTGAATGTTTTCAAAACATTTATGCATTTTCATTGTTTTCAGAATAAAAATCTGCTCATCTAAACCAAAGTGAACAACCACgtattaaaaaattatgaaaacatGGAATATAACTATTTCTGAAAATTTGGTTGAACCCACCAATATTTACAACCAAAACCTACAATAGAGttgtaactaaataaaataatggTTGAGGAACAAAGGTATATTCAAAGAAGATAGTATTTCGTACCCATGTCGAAACAGGAAATTGATAATAACAAGAGAACAATTAGGCTTGAAGAACTGTGTCCTCCGGATCACATTTGCAACATTTGTCACAGGCAACAACATGAATCCTTCAACCTCTCCATCTAACAAAAGTACAGTCAGCGAGTTAGTGACAAGAGATTTCAAACTACAAAAATttgtaatgaaaaaaaaaaacaaattgcATGCATAAGAAAGTAGTTAGGAGCCAGTCAAATGCAATGTACCACACTTTGTAAGCTAAATATTGAATTGCGATGTAAAGAAAAGTTATCAGCCTAGCTAACCTTGATTCTCCGGTACAAAGCTTTCAGGAAGCTTTAAATCGTAACAGAATTGAACATCTCTCTTGTAACCATAACCTTTGATGTCTGTGTATGAAATGGCACCAACTGGTATGGCCCTAAATCAAAAGCATCATATGAAGCCACGAGATCCACCAAAACTGTGAAATACATGGAGGTTACATTCGTGTCCATTGTCAAATTCTTTATAGGAAATTACTCTTTTGATACTGATCTCGGTATGCCTGCTTCCTCCTTGCATTCTTTCATCAGATTCTCCCCACAAGAGATGCCCTGAGGCTGTCAAAATCAAGATGTCAGGGAATAGCTACGGAGGCACGATAAGTACACTACTCAGCAGTCAAGATCACATTTCGAACTTTACATTTGTCTCTTTTTCCTCTGATTAGTATCAAGGTTTGCATATATAACTACGTTTTAAAATTCATAGGCAGACTTTCAAACTGCTCCTATGAACATCATCATATTTCACACCCCTCCATATAACACATTGCTTTTTAAACAATTAATTTATTGATGAGTTGTAAATCATCAAacgagagaaaaaaaaactgcAGTATCAAAACTTTGTCTAATTTTTTATAACGTTTAATCTTTATTATCCAAATGGACAGTCAAACAAAGTAAACTCAATAATTGCTGTATGTATATACTAACTTCATCAAACTAGAGATGCAAACTGAAATACAAACAGATTCTTTTATAGCAGGAGCAGGATGTAATATTACTAACGAGAAAGGTTCAAATATAAATTCAGCCTCTAAAGCTTACATCTGTATAGGTATCAAAATGTTCAATCAAGCCCTTAGTCAATCAATGAAACTATATAAAACAGGGTAAAAATATATTAtctattcttatcttataaaatagtaaataaggaGGTTGGATTTTTTAGCTAAATAGGATAATATTCAAAAAACTTTTgcacaaataaaaaataaaattaattccaTGTCACCATTCTTTATCAATATCAACAAATAACATGTActtcaaaatattttgatatCTTAAGGGTACAATTAACCCTTACAACTTGGAAAATATTATGAACCAAAACTGAAAAAGAGTTTGAAGGCCAAATGATATATTAACTCACTGGAAAGTATTTATATAACTACAAATACCCagcagaagaaaagaaaaaggttaagGGAACTAACACACCATAACATCCAATCTTAAAAAGCAGAAAAgtctttatttttcatattttaacGGGACAGAAGCACATGTATGGAAACTTGCAACAGTTAGCTATCACTTATTCCATACCAGCCCTCCAGCTACTAAATGATCCAACATTCCAGGAAAAGTTGGCTTTGTTTGGCTTCTTTTAGCAACCCACAAAAACTTCTTTCCCTCCTTCTCAACATAACCATTCATATGAACACCATAAACCTGTGCTAAGAAAAGCACCAAGAGAAGGCAGGTAAAAGTTAGAGAAACCAAGTAGTGAAGTAAACTAACTTTCAGTAATCTACAACCAAGCCGCCAATTTCCGTCTCCAACATGTACATTTAACAATCATCATGGGTTAGCCTAATGATAAAAAAGGAGAcatagtctcaataactaactaagaTGTCATGAGTTCAATCCATAGTGGTCTCTTACCTAGGAATTAGTTTCCTATGAGTTTCCTTGATACCTAAATATTGTAGGTTCAGACAGGTTGTCTCGTGAGATTAGTCAAGGTGCACGTAAGCTAGTCCAAACACTCACGATTATAAgaaagacaaaaagaagaataaaCATGCTCATTCAACAATATATTTCCCTTCAATGTCTAGCCACTTCTTTTGTAAGTAGATCAAAGTGTATGAATAACTTCAGATATCAGCTATAGTGATGTATGCTTTACTCTATGCAAAATGAATTTTCCATTTACACCATGAGAGATATTCTCTATATTTAACCCTTCAAAGAGTTTCACTTAACCTGCAAAATTAATATTGCCCTCTTGAGCTACTTTGAGGAATGACCAATCATTTTCTAGTGAACCATAGCACTGAGGAATAAAAGGCTAAAcagatatttttcttttaggtaCTGTTAGTAGAATGAACTTTGGCATGGGCTAGGGAGCATAAGAAAAATCTGATCCTTTTGGGAGCTTAAATTTCCATTGTAGTTTATTGTTGGCAAACACTGCAAGACAGGTATCAACCACGATGGTAAGGTGGCACATCATAAAATCTCAAGAAAGGTTCTAGGTTTATCTAGTTGTCAATGTCAAGCCCTAAATACTCTCATCATGCAAGAAGTCATTAAGTCATCGATTTAAGTAAAGAAATCTCTTCTCAAATACTACCAGCATTAAAATTTCCTCTTATACCACTTCCCCATAcatcttttatatatttctgTTGGCTAAGCTGTACAATCTTTGAAAGTAACCACAGAGCCCTGCAGTTTTCTCTAGAAGCCTCCAAAAGATTAGCCTCACCAGGATCAACAGCCTGGAGGATGTAGGGAGGATATCTTGCAATGTGTTTACCAAGAGCTAATACTAATAGGACTGCTGTGAGGGTTATTTCCATGACCAAAATTTATTCCCAACATGAATTTAGTGTAGTTTAAACTTCAGAGTTTCAATCAAGGGAAGATTGAATTTAATCCAATATCAATGGAGGGAAGAAGAGCAATGAAAATGATTTTAGTCTTGTTATATAGGTGGTCAAAATGATTGCAGAAGAAGCAGAAAAGAGGACAAAATACCGGTTTTTTTGTGTGCGTCTCATATTCCACGATTAAACCTCTAAACAAGGCAGGAGATTGGCACATGTAAAAGAAATGTAGTTGCCAAGTAGAATTTTTAGCACCAGAAAGTTTGCAAAATCATCTGTTATTTCAAATCTTTATATTCagattttttatttctttttatatatctTTGAATGTCCAAGCCAACTTAAGTGTctgaccctacaacatttggaTATCAAGGAAACTTGTAGAAAACTAACTACTAAGTAGGTGGTCACCATAAATATAACAAGTTCCACTTATATTTGGACCTAACAACTACACTTGTGTGAACAGATTCAACAAATCAAATGGCCCACTATGCTCAAGGGCCTAACAAAAAGGACCAAAATATAGTTTCCGAAGTGCATTTCACAAAAATTgaacaaaattttgaaagtcTCCACAAAGCAGTAAAAGGGGAACATTCGTTTTGCACCTTTATTCCAAAATAAGGGGCTGCAGCGCGTTCGAGTGAAAAAAAGTTCGGCGCACCAAATGACGAAGTAACAGGGAAAAGCTGACATAGTTTACAGTTATCCACAGTTAGCCACATGAAGTATTGTTTTCTTCTAAAATTACCCTtctaaaaagaaacagtttatTTCCAGTATTAAACAGAAGAAGGAAAttctttccttttattttctccTTCAGTGAAACAGGTGCAAACAGGTATTGAAAAGTAAAGTAATAATCGCTTTAAATTGGAATCATAAACCAGTACCTCATTCCGTGTGCCCGGAATGACTTCTTCACCCAAGCATTTAACTACATCTCCAACTGCACGCGTCCTATCTTCGGGTGTCTTCAAGGATTCATGCAAGGTTAAGCAAGCCCCAACTTTAACAGAATCGTCTTGAGAGAAGGTAAACACGTTCGGATACTGCTGCAGGTGTTTAGCGAAACTGCATAAAGCTCATTAAAACAAACCAATTAAACCCATCCATTGTCTATAGCAACCGCACACGAGCTAATTTTGACAAAATGAGTGTAAATAAGTGGCTTCGACCAAACATAGCCAACAAAGGTCATCCATAAAGATACAGAAGCCTCACCCGTGGTGCACGTAGCCTACAATTTGGCCATCGATGACAAACGGAAAAAATTCAGATTGCGTATCCTGTAAGAAAATTTTAGTCCATTCCAGACAGACATGGGACAACATTGCATCAGTCTATAGCTTTTCCTGCACTGaatctaaaaaatataaaaccaACTAATGTATACAATTGGTACCGAAAGGAATGCCTTTACATCTTTCGTTTGTACAGcgaaacaagaaaagaaaaggagaaagagACCTACTGATCCGCGATTGCAGAGCTTGACCTTCTCGAAATAGCCCGTCAAATCCGCAGGATCATCCTGAAAGCTTTCTGGTGAAGAAACATGGACAACGTCGTCCCAAGTGAAACTGCCGGGGGTGACCGATACAGGACGAGAGGCAACCGATATCGAGCGGTGTACTGTTGGGCGAAATGTAGAGATCGTTGTATACGTCGTCCGGAAAATTGTTGAAGCGTTGCAAAAGGAAGGGACAGTTGAGAAATTACGAAAGCTGTGGGCGAGAGATTTGGAGGCCATGGAAATGGATTGGAGCAAACGTCGCCGAAATTACCAGAGCCTATAAAGTCATAAACTATAGGGGCGAAAGTGAAATCGGTTTAACTTAGAGACAGAGGCAAGGAGTGACTATTAATAGCAGTAATATTGGGTTACAATAATCTCACAATTATAATAACGGTGGTTACAAATTATTATACTTGGTAGTTATTATAATCTAGggttataatatatattttttagcacaacatttttgcatacatatatattgtatattaaaCGAACATTTTTCTTCGTTTGAATTTATCAAATATGGTTAATTAGTACGTTCATTTGATGAATTTAACTTCAAATTGGATTTTTCACTAATTGGTGAAGGTGAATTTGACATAGAAAGGGTCAACAaatataaatactaaaaaaataactcaaattatatttttttttttataaaaacaataatgattaatgatttaaaaaattgtCAAGAAATTTTATTCACGATAATGACAATTTATGATCGCTTAGTGAGCATGAGATCACCCTTGATTAAGATAAAAAGTGAAAATGAGACTAAGAATAATGTTTAAGTgctattttaattaattaaattcacATATCTATTTATACTATttagattttcaaaatttatatttaaacttttaaactttttatattttacttATACTATAAGTTTTgctcatttaaatttgaataatttTGATTCTAACATGATAGTAATGTTatgctattttttaaaactttgaaaaattattatttttctttttacttttgaaTTTGTTCAAGAAAAATGTCATTTAACTTCAAACttgttttaaattaaaagatgaAAACTAATTTGGCGGTGAAGGTGGTGTTAAATATCCATTGTcatgttaattttcataaataatattacaatcttttaattttttaatattacaCAAATTTTTATCTAATTTTCTAATTAAACTGAATATTTGAAGATGTATATGAATAAATTCATTAGATGAATTTTCTTGTGgcataattaaaatttgtaaaatatacAATGACCTTGTGAGGAATAGTGAAAAATGAGAAATTGGGGAATGGTGAATAGTAACAAAGGAGAAAGAGGGAGTGATGCATAGTAACAAATGATAAATTGGGAAAGAAGTAAATAGTCCTAATCCTCCCATTATAATAATCTTTGGTCCAAACATGGGTAGGCTAAAATAACTCACTCTACTCCTTTATAGTATGAGTGTCAAACACCTCCAAAAAGTTTTCGAAACACTTGTATAGAGGACCCATTTTTGGTAGAAAATGACAAATGGccctctttttttaagaaatgtgAAATGCTCCTTTGCAGATTATTGAGAAAATTCACGGTATTGTTAATTGGAAAATTGCAAAAAATTTAGGTCAATTTTAGGGTGGATGACTTCTAAGATTGAGTTTGGAAAAAATTGAGTTTTAGAACAAAATGAAggtaaaaattcaattttatacTTGATAAAATTTCACTTTTACTTGACCTAAAacataacataaaaaaaatgattgagTTCTTCTCCTCACAATTTCTTCTCTTTAcgtaaaagtaaaaaaaaaaaaaaagtcgaaATTTCTCGCTCGTGATTTCTTCTCCTCCACCCTAAAGTTGTATTCATCCTCCCCTTTGGTGAACATCGGTAAAGCAACGATGAACGTCAGAGCACGCCTTTTGATTGGAGTCCTTTAGTCTGCATTCGGTTTGCCTTTCTTTGCGACTCAGCTCCTTAAGTGCTTTCATTGTTCTATTTCTTCGCCAGATCTCGATAGGTTATCACTCTCCCTATCTTGTTGTATGTACTTTTGTTACCATTATACagataaatttatttaaatttggtgTAGCTATTGTATTCATGATTCTAGGGTGTTTTTTAGCCTGTTTACAAACTTTCTACTATTGTGGTTGTTtacttatttgttttttttttttttttgttgttgttgaactcaattatatatttttgcttACTGATATGGATTGAGCGTAGATTGTTTCTATTGTTGGCTACTTATTATTATCTTAAATATAGAATAGTTGAGTAGTTTTGGTATAGGTTAATGTGGTCGATTGGTTTTGTTGCGAACAGCGACCATAAACAGTTTGGTCGTTTCCATCCCCAACTTGTGGTTGGTCGGAGTCGGTTGTGATGAAAATTAAACATGCA
The sequence above is drawn from the Cucumis melo cultivar AY chromosome 2, USDA_Cmelo_AY_1.0, whole genome shotgun sequence genome and encodes:
- the LOC103501538 gene encoding probable strigolactone esterase DAD2, whose product is MVVNSNNNNNGLLLSRGLNAKIMGSGKEAMVLGHGFGGNQSLWDKIVPKLSEVYRVVVFDWSFAGSIKDPNFMFDPKKYASYSAFADDLIALIDELGLTSTIFLGHSMSGLIGCLAYTKRPDLFQTLILLCSSPRYINTEDYEGGFNKSDIDQIIANIESNYENWSTNFPCLVVDESDPQSLSRFQKCLKEMRPEVATPLARTVFSVDEREILEKVDIPCIILQTKNDIVVPASVPTFMQKKIKGSCTVRVINTNGHFPHLTAHHELLQVLGEVLGF
- the LOC103501537 gene encoding nudix hydrolase 20, chloroplastic-like isoform X2 — protein: MASKSLAHSFRNFSTVPSFCNASTIFRTTYTTISTFRPTVHRSISVASRPVSVTPGSFTWDDVVHVSSPESFQDDPADLTGYFEKVKLCNRGSDTQSEFFPFVIDGQIVGYVHHGFAKHLQQYPNVFTFSQDDSVKVGACLTLHESLKTPEDRTRAVGDVVKCLGEEVIPGTRNEVYGVHMNGYVEKEGKKFLWVAKRSQTKPTFPGMLDHLVAGGLPQGISCGENLMKECKEEAGIPRSVSKEAIPVGAISYTDIKGYGYKRDVQFCYDLKLPESFVPENQDGEVEGFMLLPVTNVANVIRRTQFFKPNCSLVIINFLFRHGYIKPESSGYLELLQSLRSGTCF
- the LOC103501537 gene encoding nudix hydrolase 20, chloroplastic-like isoform X3; this translates as MASKSLAHSFRNFSTVPSFCNASTIFRTTYTTISTFRPTVHRSISVASRPVSVTPGSFTWDDVVHVSSPESFQDDPADLTGYFEKVKLCNRGSDTQSEFFPFVIDGQIVGYVHHGFAKHLQQYPNVFTFSQDDSVKVGACLTLHESLKTPEDRTRAVGDVVKCLGEEVIPGTRNEPQGISCGENLMKECKEEAGIPRSVSKEAIPVGAISYTDIKGYGYKRDVQFCYDLKLPESFVPENQDGEVEGFMLLPVTNVANVIRRTQFFKPNCSLVIINFLFRHGYIKPESSGYLELLQSLRSGTCF
- the LOC103501537 gene encoding nudix hydrolase 20, chloroplastic-like isoform X1 is translated as MASKSLAHSFRNFSTVPSFCNASTIFRTTYTTISTFRPTVHRSISVASRPVSVTPGSFTWDDVVHVSSPESFQDDPADLTGYFEKVKLCNRGSDTQSEFFPFVIDGQIVGYVHHGFAKHLQQYPNVFTFSQDDSVKVGACLTLHESLKTPEDRTRAVGDVVKCLGEEVIPGTRNELFPVTSSFGAPNFFSLERAAAPYFGIKVYGVHMNGYVEKEGKKFLWVAKRSQTKPTFPGMLDHLVAGGLPQGISCGENLMKECKEEAGIPRSVSKEAIPVGAISYTDIKGYGYKRDVQFCYDLKLPESFVPENQDGEVEGFMLLPVTNVANVIRRTQFFKPNCSLVIINFLFRHGYIKPESSGYLELLQSLRSGTCF